A segment of the Cohnella algarum genome:
CGGGAATGACGAGCCATCTCGGACCGAACTTGTCGAACAGCTTGCCGGCGATCGGAGACATAATCCCGTTGACCACGCCGCCCGGCAGCATGATCAGGCCGGATTTGAACACCGTGTACAGCAGAGCTCCCTGCAGGAAAAACGGAAGCAGCGCCATCGTCGAAAACAGCGTCATAATGACGACGATGAGCAGGATCGTCGCGATCGAGAACATCGGATACTTGAACGCGCGCAAATCCAGCATCGGTTCTTTCATTTTCAACTGGCGCCAAACGAACAGCAGAAGTCCGAGCAACCCGATGCCGATGCACCAGCCGACGACCGGTTCGGACCACGATTCTTCGCCCGCCTTGCTGAAGCCGTAAACGACGCCGCCGAAGCCGACCGTCGACAGCAAAATCGAGAGCAAATCGACTTTGGGCCTCGTAATGGTGGAGACGTTTTTCAAATAAAGAGCCGCAAAAATGACCGAGAACGCGGCCAACGGGATCACGCAGAAAAACAGCCAGCGCCAATTCAACTGATCGATGATCAAGCCGGACAGCGTCGGGCCGATCGCGGGGCCGAACATGATGACGAGACCGATCATCCCCATCGCGCCGCCCCGTTGCTCCGGCGGGTAAATAATCAGGATCGTATTCATCATGACCGGAAGCATGAGTCCCGTTCCGACCGCCTGAACGATCCGTCCGGCAAGCAGCACTTCAAATACCGGCGCCGCGCCGCAAACGATCGTCCCGACCAGAAACAGCGTCATGGCGGTCAAAAACATTTGCCTTGTCGTAAACCATTGCTGCAAAAGCGCGGTGACGGGAACGAGCACCCCGATAACGAGCATGTACGCGGTGGACAGCCACTGCACCGTCGTCAAGGCGACTCCGAACTCGTTGACCAAATCGGGGAAGGCGATATTCAGCAGCGTTTCGTTCATGATCGAAACGAACGCACCGATAATAAGCGCAGCTACGATTGGTCCTCTCCTGATGTTGCTCAAGTCGATGCTTTGAGCATTTGTCTGTGTACTGCCTACGGCACTCAAGCCATACTCCTCCTTCGAGCTGAGCGTCGCCCCGGCGGCAGGGGCGAGCCTGAACTCTTCTGTTGCGGACAATTGTCCGATAGGGACAACAAGAAAGCGGACAGTTGTCCGATAGGTGGATTCTACCAAACAAGGGTCCGCGTGTCAAAGCTTCTTTTTCATCTTTTTCATTGTTTTTTTATTTTATTTTCCTATTGTTTTCGCAAGATTTTCGCAATGTTTCCGCTCGGTTATCGAACCGGTTTTTGCTGTCCCGCCGCCTTCTTTTCATTATAAGCCCGAAGCAGCGTGAACCGGTTCGGGCGAACCCGGTGCGCTTCCCGCAAGCTTCTGGCCAGAAGCTCGCCGCTCACGCCCAGCTCGGATACGGAGGAAGGGCCTCCGACCCGGCGCAGCAGCCCGCGCAGGGCGTCCGGGTCCGGAATGTCCCGCAAGGCGCCGCGCAGCTCGGCGGCCGCCGCCTCGTTCGGGGCATACTCCCCCATCTCGAGCCCGCGATAAAGGCCGGCGATTTCGGCGCAGGCCGCCCCGACCTTCGCTCCGTGCAGCAGCTGCCGCTTTCCCGTCCGGATGTACTCCATCTCCCAGTAATGGGACAGATGATGCTCGGCGCCGGAGGCCGGATGGGATTGCCCGAAGACGAGCATGGCCAGCCCGGAGTCGATCAGCGCTTCGGTCAACACGCGAATGCCGTCTTCGGTCCGGCGGCCGATGAGGTCCGCATGCTCGACGCAATCGCGCAGCGCCTGCTCCGTAATGCCGGCCACCGCTTCGTTATAGGGTTCGCCGGCCGTCAAGCTGCCGAACTTCCAATCGAACAGGGACGTATATTTGCCGAGCATGTCGGCGAATCCGGCCGCGGTCAAAGCGGCGGGCGCCCGGCTCATCACGGCCAAATCCGCGAAAATCGCCGTCGGCCCGATCGCCTGCACGGTGATTTTCTCCCCGCGGATCAAGATCGGCGCTCCTCTGGACGCAAAGCCGTCCACCGAGGCGGCCGTAGGGACGGACACGAACGGGAGCCGCGTCGTATAGGCCGCATACCTCGCGATATCGTGCAGCGTTCCGGAGCCCGCAACGACGATCGCGTCCGCGCCCGACTTCTGCAAGTCGAGGATAACCTGGACGATCGAAGCCTCGTCCGCGACGACGTCTCCCTGCGCGTTCGGCTTCACAAGCGTCGCATTCTCGGGAAAGCCCGCCCCGGCAAGGCCGGCCGCGACCGTCCTTCCTGCTGCGGCCAGCGTATGTTCGTCCGCGACGAGCAGCGGACGCCCGTACCCGCGCTCCTTCATGAAAGGAGCGACCCGGCTCTGCGCTCCCGCTTCGACGACGACGGCTTCCGGAAAGCCGACCGTCGCCTCGTTGCCGAGCTGCCTGGCGGCGGCGGCGATTTTTTCTTTTATTCCGTTCATGGGGACATCCGCTCCTTTAATCGTTCATCCAATTCCCGCAAGGAATTCAAAATAAAATCCGGCCGGTGCGGCGCCCCCCCGACGTCCTCGAGCCGGGTCGATCCGGTCAGAACGAGCGCGGTCGCGATGCCGGCCCGCCGGCCAAGCTCGATGTCCGAAGCCAGGCTGTCGCCCACGATCAGGCAGCGTTCCGCGGGCAGCCCCAGCGCGGAAAGCGCCGCCTCGGCCATCCGCAGCGAAGGCTTGCCGACGACGATTTCCGGCTCTTTTCCCGTCGAGTACGCGATCGCCCCGATCATCCCGGCCACGTCGATCGAGTCGCCGAAATCGCCGGGAAACGTCC
Coding sequences within it:
- a CDS encoding sn-glycerol-1-phosphate dehydrogenase, yielding MNGIKEKIAAAARQLGNEATVGFPEAVVVEAGAQSRVAPFMKERGYGRPLLVADEHTLAAAGRTVAAGLAGAGFPENATLVKPNAQGDVVADEASIVQVILDLQKSGADAIVVAGSGTLHDIARYAAYTTRLPFVSVPTAASVDGFASRGAPILIRGEKITVQAIGPTAIFADLAVMSRAPAALTAAGFADMLGKYTSLFDWKFGSLTAGEPYNEAVAGITEQALRDCVEHADLIGRRTEDGIRVLTEALIDSGLAMLVFGQSHPASGAEHHLSHYWEMEYIRTGKRQLLHGAKVGAACAEIAGLYRGLEMGEYAPNEAAAAELRGALRDIPDPDALRGLLRRVGGPSSVSELGVSGELLARSLREAHRVRPNRFTLLRAYNEKKAAGQQKPVR
- a CDS encoding MDR family MFS transporter, coding for MDLSNIRRGPIVAALIIGAFVSIMNETLLNIAFPDLVNEFGVALTTVQWLSTAYMLVIGVLVPVTALLQQWFTTRQMFLTAMTLFLVGTIVCGAAPVFEVLLAGRIVQAVGTGLMLPVMMNTILIIYPPEQRGGAMGMIGLVIMFGPAIGPTLSGLIIDQLNWRWLFFCVIPLAAFSVIFAALYLKNVSTITRPKVDLLSILLSTVGFGGVVYGFSKAGEESWSEPVVGWCIGIGLLGLLLFVWRQLKMKEPMLDLRAFKYPMFSIATILLIVVIMTLFSTMALLPFFLQGALLYTVFKSGLIMLPGGVVNGIMSPIAGKLFDKFGPRWLVIPGLVLVSAATWTFSGITASAGAGYVIFLHIVMLIGISLVMMPTQTTGLNQLPPELYPHGTAILNTLQQVFGAIGMALFMSVLSSGQKDYLAESSNPQAPEEAVQSLVAGLQDAFTLGGIFAIAALVISFFLKRVRTAQEQAKSFH